The DNA region CACGGGCCTGTACGAACGATCGCATCTTGTTTAAAAATTCCTCGTTCCTCGCCGAATTTGGCAGCACCCAGGCGTTGTTCTGAACACTCACCCCTCCCGACGCTTTCATCTGTCTCCAGACAGTGACTCTTGTGCTCGAAGGAGTCTGGGGCAGCTGCGTAAGAAGTAAAAGACACTTGGTATCGTCCATACTTCATCCATTCTATTTTATGTAAGTCTTGTTTCTAACAAACGTAATATTTATCTTGCAACAATTATTACATCATATTGATAACATATATATAGTTTATCGTGATACAAATATTTGTCGATGAATTGGATCTGACCGTACCCTCTAATAATATTTTAAAGGTAATATGGAAAAGGTGGGTTTGGAAATAACATTACACTTTAATGAAAATAGGGCTTAATCGGAGTCTTCCGGTACTTCAAGTCCTTCATTCGCATATACGATTTTTTCGAAAGCCTGAAGTTTTTTACGGCACTGTCCTATTAAGGCGTCGGCGGAATCCCCTTTCTGGCTTTTAAAGAAGTCCCGGGCCTTGATCTTTCTCAGCCAGCTCGTCAGCTTTTGAAGGTCTTCCTCCAGTTCGTCCAGCTCCGAAAAATCGAATTCTTTTTGCTCTGTCGACTTATCGATCTCATTCAGCAGGGCCTGGCAGCTCTCGGCAAATTCAGTATAGTCTCTGTCGATGTATGGATTGAACAATTCCACGATGGAATCATCGGATTCAGAGTCCTGGCTCTTAACCGTGAATATAAACGCCCTGCCATTCTGGGACTGTATGAACGAGCGCATCTCCTTTAAAAATTCCTCATGCCTGGCCGAATTCGGCAGCACCCAGGCACTACTCTGAAGGTTCACAGCCCCGGCTGCTTTCATCCGTCTCCATACCGTGACTCTGGTACTAGAAGGAGTCTGGGGCAACTGGGTAAGTATTAATAGCCATTCCATATCGTTCATACCATCATATGTACATCTAATATTGAATGTATAATCTAATCTATTTAGCATATAATCTTTGCCTTGTAACATATGTTACAATATGATAGTAACTTTTATATAGTTTATTATGATACAGATGTATATACAAGGTATTAACATGTTATCACAATTAAATGAAACTTTACAAATTGATAAACCCGGACTATCGAGCATTGGGGCTAATCAAAGGCTAAATGACATAGGCTCGAACCGGATAGTGAAGATCTCAGCGAAGGGACTAGACACCCGGTGCCGCTACTATCTAAAAATCGATGTCGACGATATCGGCAAGGTAATGCCAATGCAGGCCAGGCAATTGTTATAGGTGTTGTTGTCATGATCTGGTCTATCTTTTTAGCAGTTTTTTTGGCAGCTATAGTCGAGTGGGTTGAAGCCCTGACCATTGTACTGGCCATCGGTACATCGATCAACAGGAAGAGCAGCCTTTCGGGTGCTGCCGCCGGATTTGCCGTATTGGCGGTGCTGGTCGCTGTGTTTGGCAGCGCTCTTCAGTATGTCCCTCTGAATATACTCCGCATGGTGATCGGAGTCATCCTGGTGCTTTTCGGCATCCAGTGGCTGGAAAAGGCGATCTTACGTTATACAGGGCTTAAGGCCAGGCGCGATGAAGCCAAAATATACGAGACAAGTACACATGAGTTTGATGCTATAAGGGAAGATCGCTCCAAATTCAGCACACTCGGTTTTTTGACCTCCTTTAAAAGTGTGTTCCTTGAGGGATTAGAGGTCGCCGTGATCGTCATCACTTTCGGCTTGACCGGGGACGTGAATCAATACCAGGGGATGTTGACCGCCAGTGTCGCCGCCATTATGGCGCTCCTCATCGTGACGGCGCTGGGCGTGGCGGTGCGCAAGCCGCTTACCATTATCCCGGAGAATACGTTCAAATTTTTTGTGGGCATCATGCTGGTGACCTTTGGCACGTTCTGGAGTGGAGAGGGGTTCGGCATCGAATGGCCGCTTTCCGATCTGTTTCTCCTGGTGCTGTTCGCGTTCTATCTGCTGTTGTGCCTGCTGCTGATCGGCTGGATAAGCCGGCGGATGGTGAACCCGAATATAAAAGAGGCGGATCCGCAAAAATATCCGGCTCCGCTCCGTATCCTGTGGGAGATCTTTGACTTTTTCTGCGGGGACTGGACCGCCTTTTGTGGTGTTGCCATTACGGTAGCCGCGGTACTTTTCCTCGACAACGTCAGCACATTCCCCGGTGTTTCGCTTCTTCCGGGCACCCTGCTTGTCGCCGGCATCGCCGTAAGCTTGTGGGCCGCTATGGGAAGGCGTTCACAATCCGTGAAGATTGAATTATGAGATGGTTTATCACTAAATAAAAGGAGTTGCTGGGCGATAAAGTAAAGAGCACGTAAAACTTTCGCCGTGCTCTTACTTCTTTTTTAAATAAGCGTATAAACGATTATTCCGTGATGAGTGAGAAGTATTTCTCCCTGACCGACCGCATAAAGATCTTATCCGAGGGCACGAAGTACGATAGCTGTAACCAGACTATCGTATGCCATACATTTACTCCGGACGGCCGGTGTATCCAGCTTTATAAGACATTGATGACCAACCGTTGCTCGGGCGAATGCCTGTACTGCCCGAACCGCTGCGGCCGCGAAGTCACACGCACATCGCTGGCTCCCGAGGAGATCGTTCGTATTACGTGGGACCTCTACCGCAGGAACGCCATTGAAGGCTTATTCTTATCCTCGGGTATCGTGGGCGACCCCGAGAAGACCACGCAGAAGCAGCTTGAAGTGCTAAAAATGCTCCGGGGGCAGGGATTCAAGGGATACATCCATACCCGCCTCATGCCCGGCGTGCCCAGGGACATGATCCGGGAAGTATCATTGTACGCCAACAAGTTCGGCGTGAACGCCGAGACGACGTGCGAGTCC from Methanocella sp. includes:
- a CDS encoding Chromate resistance protein ChrB; translated protein: MLQGKDYMLNRLDYTFNIRCTYDGMNDMEWLLILTQLPQTPSSTRVTVWRRMKAAGAVNLQSSAWVLPNSARHEEFLKEMRSFIQSQNGRAFIFTVKSQDSESDDSIVELFNPYIDRDYTEFAESCQALLNEIDKSTEQKEFDFSELDELEEDLQKLTSWLRKIKARDFFKSQKGDSADALIGQCRKKLQAFEKIVYANEGLEVPEDSD